The genomic stretch tttaacataataaattaCATTACAAATTCAAGATTTTTATTCATTATGAAATACTTGTAGAATGATTAGTAgataaattttcagaaaaagaaaaaaaatcatattttcaattttatttttaattttaaaataaatttaattttatctttcaataatattaatttttttaccaTACTTAATTATTcgattattttttaatcacatttaagtaaattacCTTTAATCATATTACTATCATTCAaaatgaatttatttttaaaaaaatttactctTCAAAATTTTTACTCATTATGAAATACTTGTAGGATGTCTAGTACATAAATTTGCAAGGGTGAAAAAAAATAGCATGAtacatatacaataaaatataaattatactttttttatttctaatgtATTGAacttctttatttaatttaagtaaactttatttttaactttgaaataaattttaattttattcttcaataatattaatattttatgttagataattatttttaattgatctaagtaaattactcttaattacattattttcattctaaataaatttattttttcaattttactcttaatcacattattttcattctaagtagatttatttttgattaaaattacatttaaaaaataacttgaATAATTATCTATCATAAAAAATTGATAgtattgaaaaattaaataaaaaattaagtttaattaaattaaacattaaaaaaatttagtatattagagacaaaaaatataatttatactttacTGTATATGTACcatacttttttttcctttcctaAGAAGTTTATCTATTAGCTATTCTATAAGCATGagtaaaaaaatttgaatttgtataCAATTTATTCCATTAAAATTCACTATCATTTTACTTGATTTGGTAATTCATCTAAAGAGTAATATATCATTTCTCAATATTTTGGTCTTATTTAAGTCCAtaacgttttaaaatcgtcttaATGTTGTCTTGTTATCAATTTTGCTAAGAGATTACTAACGACCGGACAACATTAAGATGATTTTGAAACATTAGGAACTTAAATAAGACGATTTAAATATTAGAGAtaattttgagatttattctaaatattaaaaataaaaataatatttgattctataatttaagaataattaattttttatttttttattttaccaatTTTCTCATTTTAGTGAGGTTTGAtgcatatattttatatactaGTGGATTAATAAGTTATTACAAATTAATTCACAATATCTTTTCTATTATTCTAGTAGGACTAGTAGTTATATAATAAAGAAATTATTTATCAATATCAGTATAAAGGCATAATGATAACTGACAAGAATAAAATGTTTTTATTAATATGCTAATCTAGgaatattttaacaaaaatttgatGATAAAGCTATATTAAATTAAACTTATCATTAAATAGCATAAAAAAGTTAGCAAATAACATATACCAAATAAGAGGACAAAGATATGCATACATAGTCTACTCGTAAGTCATAAGCAGCTGTAGTCAGTAGTCAATACTCACACTACCACCCCAACAGTAAACCAAACATGTGATGAAGTCTAACTATTCCTAGTCAATTCTTTGTCGCACTATATTGAATTATTGTTCAAAAATACCTGATTGACACAGCCAAAATTATGTTCATGCACTATATGTGAACCATGTATTTAATCAGAAATACATGTTATATTATATGGAAAAgccaaattaaattaaactgtTTTGGATAAAAACAGAAAGTGGTAAGGTTACTTACGAGTTTGTTTAGCAGTCCATTTTTGCCACATAATGTATGCACAAATCGCTAATGCAGTTATGCCTATCACCCCAGCAACAATTGGGATCATTAATGGCTTGTTTCGTCTTCTTCCCTTACTTGTAGCTGCAAGGTATTCAGCATATGTATAGAAGGATCAGAGAGCCAAAACAAGCTCATATCAACTTTCAATATTAAAAGTCCAATTTAATTTTTGGATTGATAATTACTTCTCTttatataagaaaaaatatgTATTGAACATTTAGACCTTTGTATTATGTGCCAATACTCACTTTATCGGTtactaattataatttaattttatcgtAATTGCAACTCCAATATTCAGACCTTTCTATGTTGATACTCACTTTATCAACAATCCCCTATAGATATGACTCCCAATTTCAATAATATATATTCAGACTACTAACTTGTACTCTTAAATCATTATCAGAATAACATATACTATTGAATAATTCAAATAACATCTctcaatataatataatataatagacATCTTTGTGTTATTATTTTACTCTAAACTCTAACCACTAGAATATGAAGTTTAATTGATATGAAACTGTTCTAGTTTCAGCGCAGCTGTATAGCTCATAAAATTTTTCCagacattattttttttttaatccaaaACACAATATTAGAACCAATTCAACCAACCAAAGCATTGGCGCACAcctttaatttgtatttttatcaagattcaaataattatttatcacaACTAATCAaagagataataataataaaaaaaaacataccAATTAGTTGAGAATAAGGGACACGCAAGAAGAGATCAACTCCACCATAAGGGAACTTCTGCAAATCAATCAAGTCTCTAATCCAAAACATGCATCCAACATAAGAATCATAAGCATAAGCCAAACAAGAACAATTGGCCAAACAATTCGTTTTGCACTTGTCCAAATTAGCATCAGATCTCTCAGCAAAATCCGGCACTTTCATATTATTAAACACCTTAAACCCATCTTGTTGCACTTCATCAACTCCATTATGACTATTATTGTTCAAATTCTTCAACCTAACACACTGAAGCTGTGCCTCTTTCTTCCTCACACAACCACTAGTCCAATTTTTCTTACTCCATTCTTCCAAATTCCTTGGCTCAAACCCTTCAAAACAGCTACAAATCGGTTTGCTAGATGGATCACAGTTTCCGAATGGCCCACACGTGCCATAAAAATCACACTCATTTTGAAAAACTTCAAACGTCacataattctttttgttcAAGAATCTTGCCAGCCTAAGCTTTCCATCAAAAGTCAACGAGAGAATACCGAATTCGGCCGGATTAGCAAAACTGTAAGTTAGGTAATCTGTTCCGTCTGGATCATGGTCCAGACGCCAACCATAGAGATACTCTGTTAGCATCCTCGGAGCGCCAAGGAAAACCCGGCCGTTCCATGGACCGGTTCGCCAATACGGTTGAGTTTTCTTGTACCAGAAGAAAACTTCCGGAGCGGCCAACCGCTCCAGGCTCCCGGTGAAGTCCCCAGAAGAAGGATCCGTGGGGGATTTCCAAGAAACATACTCAATTTTCTTGCCTGTGAACTTGTTGGCTGCGATTTTCATAGTCGGCACGGCTGCGTCCGCAGGGTGGTTGAAACTGTCCCAAACCGTTTCTCCAGTGTTGTCATCTGTCAGAACAAGATTACCGTTATCTTGAAGTTGAGCACTTGAGATATTGGTGACATTTTTAGTTGAGAATGTGAGGTTTGTTGACCAAACTATATGGTTTCTTCCGTCCATTACTACGATGTTACCATCCTTGTGAATCTTGATAACCCCTGAAGAATTTTTCACGGGTTGATCTCTGTTTGCTATCCATATGATGTTGGAGTCAGAGAGGTACCATATTGCGGCGTAGCGATTTGTTGAGTTTGGAGGGCTGAAGAATCCGAGCTTGAAGTTAGTGTTGTTTGAGGTTATTGTGTGATTGTCATTGATGAACATGGTTGATGTGATTATGTCATTGACAGAGCTCAAACACAAATGGATGCTGCAAAATATGAATAAAGTAGTGATGAACAAGAAGGAATTGGTATGAGTTTGATGACTTAGAAAACCCATGAAGAATTCTAATGTAGTAGAATTTTGTGTGGTTGAAGTGATTAATAATAGTACTAGTTTGGATGTGCTGAGTTTATTTCCATGTTTCCTACAAAATTATTGGTGTTGAATTCTGGACGTGTTGACCGTGGTATATCTATTAAGCTTTagtgttttatttatttatttatttacgtCTTGGGTTAAGCCTGTTGGCTTTAGTTGTGTAGGAGGtgtcaaatattttttattttatttttttatttttcagcaaagttaataaattaaaaaaaaattcttaaaggCAGTAGTGacttatatataaataatttaaaatagtgataatttgataattaatgTATGATtatctttagttatttttttattatttttatgaattttttattttaattgagatttttgtgctttaataaatattttttagagtTGTTTCATATATTAATATG from Arachis stenosperma cultivar V10309 chromosome 9, arast.V10309.gnm1.PFL2, whole genome shotgun sequence encodes the following:
- the LOC130948606 gene encoding G-type lectin S-receptor-like serine/threonine-protein kinase At1g11300, giving the protein MGFLSHQTHTNSFLFITTLFIFCSIHLCLSSVNDIITSTMFINDNHTITSNNTNFKLGFFSPPNSTNRYAAIWYLSDSNIIWIANRDQPVKNSSGVIKIHKDGNIVVMDGRNHIVWSTNLTFSTKNVTNISSAQLQDNGNLVLTDDNTGETVWDSFNHPADAAVPTMKIAANKFTGKKIEYVSWKSPTDPSSGDFTGSLERLAAPEVFFWYKKTQPYWRTGPWNGRVFLGAPRMLTEYLYGWRLDHDPDGTDYLTYSFANPAEFGILSLTFDGKLRLARFLNKKNYVTFEVFQNECDFYGTCGPFGNCDPSSKPICSCFEGFEPRNLEEWSKKNWTSGCVRKKEAQLQCVRLKNLNNNSHNGVDEVQQDGFKVFNNMKVPDFAERSDANLDKCKTNCLANCSCLAYAYDSYVGCMFWIRDLIDLQKFPYGGVDLFLRVPYSQLIATSKGRRRNKPLMIPIVAGVIGITALAICAYIMWQKWTAKQTRTPTLKKSNAGEQKQMKLDELPLFEFEKLATATNNFHAENMLGKGGFGPVYKGHLEDGQEIAVKRLSKASGQGLEEFMNEVVVISKLQHRNLVRLLGCCVERDEQMLVYEFMPNKSLDAFLFDPQQRKVLDWKKRFNIIEGIARGILYLHRDSRLRIIHRDLKASNILLDDAMNPKISDFGLARIFRGGEDDEANTKRVVGTYGYMPPEYAMEGLFSEKSDVYSFGVLLLEIVSGRRNTSFYNHQQSLSLVGYAWKLWNENNIISLTDPEIMDPCFEKSILRCIHIGLLCVQELTKERPTISTVVLMLISEITHLPPPGQVAFVHKQKLHSSESSQKSHQPNSNNNVTLTELEGR